A stretch of Paenibacillus peoriae DNA encodes these proteins:
- a CDS encoding ABC transporter ATP-binding protein — protein MTEHLLSVEQLEVSFFTREGENQAVRGVSFHIDAGETVGIVGESGSGKSVTAKAIMSMIAPPGKRLNGDIRYRGQSLTALTEKQWRKIRGNQIAMVFQDPMTSLNPVKKVGYHLIEVIRRHRGLSKEAATQAAVELLRQVGITEPERRMNQYPHQFSGGMRQRVMIAMALSCSPELLIADEPTTALDVTIQAQILELLKTLKQQSDMSIALITHDLGVVAQVCSRVIVMYGGMVMEEGRVDDIFYRPGHPYTQGLLRSVPQRTNGFRERLVPIEGTPPDLLNPPSGCPFMERCPHAFARCVERPPMIELRPGQRAACWLNDPEAGPAGVYETPEAGHTEGGNNGE, from the coding sequence ATGACAGAACATCTACTGTCCGTCGAACAGCTGGAGGTCTCCTTTTTCACTCGTGAAGGGGAAAATCAGGCAGTTCGAGGGGTTAGTTTTCACATTGATGCTGGAGAAACGGTAGGAATCGTAGGAGAATCCGGCAGCGGCAAAAGTGTTACAGCGAAAGCGATCATGTCGATGATTGCCCCGCCGGGCAAGCGGCTGAACGGCGATATTCGTTATCGGGGACAAAGTCTGACCGCTCTGACGGAAAAGCAATGGCGCAAAATACGTGGAAACCAGATTGCGATGGTCTTTCAGGACCCGATGACCTCGCTGAATCCGGTCAAAAAGGTTGGCTATCACCTGATCGAGGTGATTCGCAGACATCGAGGACTGAGCAAGGAAGCGGCTACGCAAGCAGCTGTAGAACTGCTGCGACAAGTAGGCATTACCGAGCCGGAGCGCCGAATGAACCAATACCCGCATCAATTCAGCGGCGGGATGCGCCAGCGGGTGATGATTGCTATGGCGCTCTCGTGCAGCCCGGAGCTGCTGATTGCAGATGAGCCGACTACAGCGCTGGACGTAACGATTCAGGCGCAAATCTTGGAACTGCTCAAGACGCTGAAGCAGCAATCCGACATGTCGATTGCTCTAATCACCCATGATCTGGGCGTCGTCGCCCAGGTGTGCAGCCGTGTCATCGTCATGTACGGCGGCATGGTGATGGAGGAGGGACGCGTGGACGATATCTTTTATCGTCCGGGCCACCCGTATACGCAGGGCCTGCTGCGCTCTGTGCCCCAGCGTACGAACGGCTTCCGTGAGCGGCTAGTGCCGATTGAGGGCACGCCGCCGGACCTGCTGAACCCGCCATCGGGCTGTCCGTTCATGGAACGGTGCCCGCACGCGTTTGCCCGCTGTGTGGAGCGGCCGCCGATGATAGAGCTGCGCCCGGGTCAGCGAGCAGCCTGCTGGTTGAACGATCCGGAAGCAGGGCCTGCTGGAGTCTACGAGACGCCCGAAGCGGGCCATACGGAAGGGGGGAATAACGGTGAGTGA
- a CDS encoding ABC transporter ATP-binding protein, with translation MSEANNVLSEHQPLVEVHQLKKHFVTAKDLLGRSSEVLKAVDGVSFQIKRGETFGLVGESGSGKSTVGRCLTRLYDYTEGTVRFDGQDISKLNDKQLKPLRRRIQSIFQDPYSSLNPGMNVLDLIGEPMDIHRLHQGSERKDAVVALLEKVGLKREHLYRYSHEFSGGQRQRISIARALSVNPEFIVCDEPISALDVSIQAQVINTLEDLQQEFGLTYLFIAHDLSMVRHISDRIGVMYHGRLVEVADADELYEQPAHPYTQALLSSIPVPDPRAVGEREGLGGSLAQPDGSLVWDKDNNSATELREISPGHYVAYPVNR, from the coding sequence GTGAGTGAAGCAAATAATGTATTGAGTGAGCATCAGCCATTGGTAGAGGTACACCAGCTTAAGAAGCATTTTGTGACCGCAAAGGATTTGTTAGGGCGTAGCTCTGAGGTGCTCAAGGCGGTAGATGGCGTGAGCTTTCAAATCAAGCGTGGCGAGACGTTCGGACTGGTCGGTGAGTCAGGTAGTGGGAAATCAACGGTTGGACGCTGTCTGACACGGTTATACGATTATACAGAAGGTACGGTACGCTTTGACGGCCAGGATATTTCCAAGCTGAACGATAAACAGCTCAAGCCGCTGCGTCGGCGCATTCAGAGCATTTTTCAGGACCCATATTCCTCTCTTAATCCGGGTATGAACGTGCTTGACCTGATCGGTGAGCCGATGGATATTCACAGATTGCATCAGGGGAGTGAGCGTAAGGATGCCGTAGTGGCTTTACTGGAGAAGGTAGGGCTGAAGCGAGAGCATCTGTACCGCTACTCGCACGAGTTCAGCGGCGGGCAGCGCCAGCGGATTTCCATCGCTCGTGCTCTGTCCGTGAACCCCGAGTTCATCGTCTGTGACGAGCCGATTTCGGCACTCGATGTGTCCATCCAGGCGCAGGTCATTAACACGCTGGAGGATCTCCAGCAGGAGTTCGGGCTGACGTACCTGTTCATCGCCCATGACTTGTCGATGGTGCGGCATATTTCAGACCGAATCGGTGTGATGTACCATGGGCGACTGGTAGAAGTAGCTGATGCAGATGAATTGTATGAGCAGCCCGCTCATCCTTATACGCAGGCGCTGTTGTCCTCTATCCCTGTGCCTGATCCGAGAGCAGTCGGAGAGCGCGAGGGACTGGGGGGAAGCTTGGCCCAACCAGACGGTTCATTAGTATGGGACAAGGATAACAACAGTGCAACCGAGCTGAGAGAAATCAGTCCCGGCCATTATGTAGCATACCCGGTTAACCGTTAG
- a CDS encoding DUF1304 domain-containing protein, with protein MSLLSSILVGIVALEHVYILILEMFLWTTPRAMRTFGTSKELAEASKSLAANQGLYNGFLAAGLVWGLFYPEPVIGRQIQLFFVICVVVAAVYGALTANKSILLKQGLPAILALISLWIF; from the coding sequence TTGAGCTTACTTAGTTCAATATTGGTCGGAATTGTAGCTCTGGAACATGTGTACATTCTAATATTGGAAATGTTTCTGTGGACGACTCCGCGGGCGATGCGTACGTTCGGGACCTCGAAGGAGCTGGCGGAAGCAAGCAAATCCCTGGCAGCAAATCAGGGGCTGTATAACGGATTTCTGGCAGCCGGATTGGTGTGGGGCTTGTTCTATCCGGAACCTGTAATCGGGCGGCAAATCCAATTATTCTTTGTCATTTGTGTGGTAGTGGCTGCGGTATATGGTGCATTAACTGCCAACAAGTCTATTTTATTAAAGCAAGGTCTGCCTGCCATCCTGGCACTAATCAGTTTGTGGATATTCTGA
- a CDS encoding ABC transporter permease yields MRQLIARRLLQVIPMLFFVSIVCFGLIKLAPGDPVLSFVTPNMHLEDIERMRHSLGLDQPAYVQYILWLKKSLTGDLGYSLINHQPVLDQILDRLPATAGLMGASIILAVLVAIPLGLTAAANRNRWIDKLINLMSYIGISVPLFWLGILLIYLFAIYLHWLPSTGMRTIGTDSVLDVIKHGILPCFVLAFGFLSVYVRYIRSSTITQLKEEYVQIQYAFGSGKRLVLFRHVLKHVLLPIITLLGMSVADLVAGAIVTETVFSWPGIGSLGMTAVKGMDYPVIMGITLFSALLLILGNLLADILYSIADPRIKSTR; encoded by the coding sequence ATGAGACAACTCATCGCCAGAAGGTTGCTGCAAGTTATACCGATGCTATTTTTTGTGTCCATCGTCTGCTTCGGCTTGATCAAGCTGGCCCCAGGTGATCCGGTTCTCTCTTTTGTTACACCGAATATGCATCTGGAAGACATTGAACGAATGAGGCATAGCTTGGGGCTGGACCAGCCCGCTTACGTGCAGTACATATTATGGCTTAAAAAGAGTCTAACGGGTGACCTCGGCTACTCGCTAATTAATCACCAGCCCGTGCTGGATCAGATTCTCGACCGTCTCCCGGCTACAGCCGGGTTAATGGGCGCATCCATCATACTTGCTGTGCTGGTTGCCATCCCACTTGGTTTGACGGCTGCGGCGAATCGGAATCGCTGGATCGACAAGCTCATTAATCTGATGTCGTACATCGGGATTTCTGTTCCGCTGTTTTGGCTCGGTATTTTACTTATTTATTTGTTTGCGATTTATCTGCATTGGCTTCCGAGTACTGGGATGCGTACCATCGGTACGGACTCGGTGCTGGATGTGATCAAGCATGGGATTTTACCATGTTTTGTACTGGCCTTCGGTTTTCTGTCTGTGTATGTGAGGTACATCCGTTCCAGCACAATTACGCAGCTCAAGGAAGAGTACGTGCAGATTCAATACGCGTTCGGGTCTGGAAAAAGACTAGTTTTGTTTCGACATGTGCTCAAGCATGTGCTGCTGCCCATCATTACGCTGCTCGGAATGTCGGTTGCGGACCTGGTGGCTGGAGCCATTGTGACGGAGACGGTATTTTCCTGGCCGGGCATTGGCTCGCTGGGCATGACGGCGGTAAAAGGGATGGATTATCCTGTCATCATGGGGATTACTTTATTTTCCGCTCTGCTGCTGATCCTGGGTAATCTGCTTGCGGATATCTTGTACAGCATTGCGGACCCGAGAATTAAATCAACGAGGTGA
- a CDS encoding ABC transporter substrate-binding protein — protein MRRNLTGVLVFIVLMLVVSACSGGNSGSTSETNGNIPGTATTTADNGQPKDGGSLIIGVQADPVVLNPNYAGDRVSLTIDQAIFAPLFQVNNGKKTFYLADSLTPSADKLTYTLKLKKDLTWHDGEKLTADDVVFTINKILDEKQHSFLRSNFMVNGKPVQASKVDDTTVDFKLPQPAPAFEAALVQVSPIPKHIFENEADIEKSTKNNSPVGSGPFKFKEYKTGEYVTLERFDNYVGGKPHLDSVTYRIVKDSNAANLALQNGEINVNYLDPQNVETIKATDKFDIFPYSEGRLAYLMFNENSDTKQLNKKEVRQALSYALNQDELIQVSYGSKDYADTAKSALTQDVLYHTNDVAFFNNDVNKAKELLKSAGAEGLKLRIIIPGGNKVQEAQALYIQQKLKDIGVQLDVNSMDSSAWSQKFVDTNAKDFDLAISGYIMGYDPDAYRILYSTGSSSNYSHYSNKEVDKLLEEGAGESDTTKRGEIYKKVQELLAEDAVIYPIAYTKTIVAFDKQYGGIDQAVLKPVVIFEDLSKIYHK, from the coding sequence ATGCGTCGTAATTTGACTGGTGTATTGGTATTCATTGTATTGATGTTGGTTGTAAGTGCATGCTCCGGCGGGAATTCTGGATCTACGTCTGAGACGAATGGGAATATACCCGGTACAGCTACCACAACAGCTGATAACGGACAGCCAAAAGACGGCGGCAGCCTGATCATTGGCGTACAAGCTGATCCGGTGGTGCTGAATCCGAACTATGCGGGTGATCGGGTAAGTCTGACGATAGACCAGGCGATATTCGCACCATTGTTTCAGGTGAACAATGGCAAAAAGACATTTTATTTAGCAGACAGTCTGACTCCTTCAGCAGACAAGCTGACTTATACACTAAAACTGAAAAAAGATCTGACTTGGCATGATGGCGAGAAGCTGACAGCTGACGATGTTGTTTTCACCATTAACAAAATTTTGGATGAGAAGCAGCACAGCTTTTTGAGAAGTAATTTTATGGTTAATGGCAAACCGGTTCAGGCGAGCAAGGTTGATGATACAACGGTGGATTTCAAACTTCCTCAGCCAGCTCCTGCTTTTGAGGCAGCACTGGTACAGGTATCCCCGATTCCGAAGCACATTTTCGAGAATGAAGCGGATATTGAGAAAAGTACAAAAAACAACTCTCCGGTTGGATCAGGTCCTTTCAAATTTAAAGAGTACAAAACCGGTGAGTACGTTACACTCGAACGGTTCGATAACTATGTTGGCGGAAAGCCGCATCTGGATTCAGTAACATACCGAATTGTTAAAGATTCAAATGCTGCGAATTTGGCCCTTCAAAATGGTGAGATTAATGTAAACTATCTCGATCCGCAAAATGTGGAGACCATTAAAGCAACAGATAAGTTTGACATTTTCCCTTACAGCGAAGGTCGCTTGGCTTATCTGATGTTTAATGAAAACAGTGATACGAAGCAGTTGAACAAAAAAGAAGTGCGTCAGGCGCTTTCTTATGCATTAAATCAGGATGAGTTGATTCAAGTTTCCTATGGCTCCAAGGATTATGCAGACACTGCAAAATCTGCTCTGACACAGGACGTACTGTATCACACGAACGACGTTGCATTTTTTAATAATGATGTGAACAAAGCAAAAGAGCTGCTGAAATCGGCTGGAGCTGAAGGACTGAAACTGCGCATTATCATTCCGGGCGGTAACAAGGTACAGGAAGCACAAGCACTCTATATCCAGCAGAAGTTAAAGGACATAGGCGTTCAGCTGGACGTGAACAGCATGGATTCATCGGCATGGTCGCAAAAGTTCGTCGATACGAATGCCAAGGACTTTGATCTGGCGATCAGCGGCTACATCATGGGGTATGACCCTGACGCATATCGTATTTTGTATAGCACCGGATCATCCTCCAACTATTCGCATTATTCGAATAAGGAAGTGGATAAACTGCTGGAAGAGGGCGCGGGTGAGTCGGATACGACTAAACGTGGAGAAATTTATAAAAAGGTACAAGAGCTGCTGGCTGAGGATGCTGTCATCTATCCGATTGCTTACACCAAGACTATTGTAGCCTTCGACAAGCAGTATGGCGGTATTGATCAGGCTGTGCTGAAGCCGGTCGTGATTTTCGAGGATTTGTCCAAAATTTATCACAAATAA
- a CDS encoding ABC transporter permease: protein MNRSKWRNIGIELMTSKMGAVALILLIVFSLGAIFAFLSPQDPNKLNVLERLQPPGAAHWFGTDDYGRDYFTRALYGGRVSLLVGFASMIIATSIGAVVGIVSGYIGGWIDNLLMRVLELIMSIPSFLVILLLSVFLKPGVGNIIVIIALLMWMNIARVVRAETMTLREREYVLYAKASGQSTFGIIMKHIVPNLIPVIIVGATNNIASAIMMESSLSFLGFGVQLPNATWGSMLNNAQGYIAQAPYMALFPGLLILLTVLSFNVLGDVLRVGFEPKLVKR, encoded by the coding sequence ATGAATCGGAGCAAATGGCGCAACATCGGGATCGAGCTGATGACGAGCAAAATGGGCGCCGTCGCCCTCATACTATTGATCGTATTCTCGCTGGGGGCGATTTTCGCATTTTTATCGCCGCAGGACCCGAATAAATTGAATGTGCTGGAGCGTCTCCAACCACCGGGAGCGGCACACTGGTTTGGAACGGATGATTATGGGCGGGACTATTTTACAAGAGCACTGTACGGCGGACGTGTATCATTGCTGGTAGGCTTCGCGTCCATGATTATTGCGACCAGTATTGGTGCAGTGGTAGGTATTGTGAGCGGGTATATTGGAGGATGGATCGACAATCTGCTTATGCGGGTTTTGGAGCTGATCATGTCGATTCCGTCTTTCTTGGTTATTTTGCTGCTAAGTGTGTTTTTGAAGCCGGGCGTCGGCAATATCATTGTCATTATCGCCTTGCTCATGTGGATGAACATTGCCCGGGTGGTGCGGGCAGAGACAATGACGTTGCGTGAACGGGAGTATGTACTATACGCCAAAGCCTCGGGACAAAGTACGTTTGGTATTATTATGAAGCACATTGTACCGAATCTGATTCCGGTAATTATCGTAGGGGCGACGAACAATATCGCTTCAGCGATTATGATGGAATCGTCACTGAGCTTTCTCGGCTTTGGTGTTCAACTGCCGAACGCTACGTGGGGCAGTATGCTGAATAATGCCCAAGGATATATTGCACAGGCCCCATATATGGCATTATTCCCGGGTTTGCTTATTTTACTGACTGTGTTGAGCTTTAATGTTTTGGGAGATGTGCTGCGTGTAGGCTTTGAACCCAAATTAGTAAAACGATGA